In one Epinephelus moara isolate mb chromosome 6, YSFRI_EMoa_1.0, whole genome shotgun sequence genomic region, the following are encoded:
- the atn1 gene encoding atrophin-1 isoform X4, which translates to MKTRTHKESMPMRSGRRRGASEERRGRRPHPSPTRPERNDRQTQRGAGEELAGNRFSRRSQGHDSSESEGEELVSPPKRQKVQDSASTPNPPTSTHSTDSSAPSTVPPPTSVASQSRESDNEDGQSQGSRSSVVGSLANSSSSLSSGRDIDQDNRSSSPSLSASPLGSLDSDSDGPDSPKQGEREREKGKEGGVGKVAGEDRRALREGRGEESCGDGEKRDVDARMEDCPSLKPPSAPCSSSGLTPSLRGAGDSSNDSNSGRKSYFSLDSKLMCKVEYGGPTGVDGALSGSRMNSKASTQCVSKTTISGGDFAHNSPNIPHSLPPPLPPPPALKPLELGGQNLPAEVKIERDKIEKADKLLDKAQSTPPSLLPQTGPQPQSQSQPQTQPSTHPHHYSSTSWQGGTATGCQGSWGYTRYPGNHHPHQPQHQPPVQQQQLPSVYNPPSSRHSSSHPSYLPHPHPHPHREYLPRYAGGGGDRERGAAGERERGVRGECAGREINREFSAPIGNSSNNSSGSNNNTACGGMSGSNSIQGREFGGLPVGQNRDFQGSGRDGPNLGSERRDFGPAFRDRERERDRDRDAGREFPLPNQNQSRDFGPNGTGGGHPRDKDGGRWGEFGGQTREVVGNSNPNNSIPQGNPPSSTSGLPVTPMLNRDPPASPQSNPSHPSHSSLPPHPHPHPPNSSSRDFPPPMDQAQTPSSGADHFHREYPPTGGKDFPAGAPPTGTNREYLSPPGVAPNLGREYSGPGGTHHPHPSHPHYQSGPRDRERDSTLRESGLYQNRGGPSQPPALSPSSSSSHHGHPPNAPYPPPPPPLPPPQSSHTQPPPSGLAPNVRPPHYQSSAQTPPTPLSPLPSPSTNQMGGFSSFPPGSSSGPNMPLPGPGVSSSCSPGCRPSPFHGTLNSHPPFSGTYHSNGSSNMVNSNSNSSAPNSSNTNSQSLSPQNVSKGPPPLSNSASNSISTPASSSSLPGGDGHSDSGPPPAPVIKEEPIEEREETESPPPVLRSPSPEPKPVDIPIHASQSARFHKVLDRGSGNSCARSDVLFVPLDGSKLWKKRNEVIERARREVEQRARDLREKERERERERERERELDRHLQQKDVNASAAGRQGSSLFFPSSSSIILDPSSSSSSSSGNSVSHPPPHPQHHPSHPHAHLAQAHHLHPTLAHSIPHSLLLPSMGGASTVVGPQGALGIGLGGPYLGPDTPALRTLSEYARPHAMSPLGAASRAQAHHAQVHHGHPHVHPSFFLPQFQNHALAHPHHLPTDAATAAAILGFLYGGSLEGGPGVGGHAGVAGGPIPGGIGGAGLGGVGFPHAVAAHRERIKPGFEFKSDERVYPPGAIPDPTALALAHSHSHAHAHAHAHANAHAHAHSLLLGGGAAGANEVALYGTPPPPAPPGPPHLQNPALAPVTRPPNPPAPQTLSNPPPSSLLTPSVPSHPSSAPPAAPPAPAGPAAPPPAPPPPAPPTSSASSLHHPVPHSSFPSSLSSHLPPATAPAAPPENYPTPTRSPASYERDRSGERERERERDRAALPAFGDRERERERERERGGSGGNGAGGGGGGGGSGGGTGGNGGGGENLGRLQMLNVTPHHHQHSHIHSHLHLHQQDTATGGVHPLMDPLASGSPLARLPYPGATLGTPILAHPLTDSEVLRQQLFGAPFRDLPQPSSLTGPMSAAHQLQAMQQAQSAELQIQRLALEQQWIHHHHHHSLTQDEYYSHLKKESDKTL; encoded by the exons atgaaaacacGGACTCACAAAGAATCG ATGCCCATGCGCAGTGGGCGCCGGCGGGGGGCGAGTGAGGAGAGAAGGGGCAGACGCCCGCACCCCAGCCCCACTCGCCCTGAACGCAACGATAGACAGACG CAAAGAGGTGCTGGTGAGGAATTGGCTGGAAATCGCTTCAGTCGCAGATCACAAGGGCATGATTCATCAGAGAGTGAGGGGGAGGAACTTGTGTCTCCTCCAAAGAGGCAGAAAGTTCAG GATTCGGCCTCTACCCCAAACCCTCCAACATCAACACACTCGACTGACAGCTCGGCTCCTTCCACTGTCCCACCTCCAACCTCAGTTGCCAGCCAATCCCGTGAGAGTGACAACGAAGACGGCCAATCCCAGGGCAGTAGGAGCTCAGTTGTAGGGAGCCTGGCCAATAGCAGCAGTAGTCTGAGCAGTGGGCGGGATATAGACCAGGACAATCGTTCCTCGTCCCCAAGTCTCTCCGCTTCCCCTTTGGGTAGCCTGGACTCTGATTCGGATGGCCCTGACTCACCAAAGCAAGGAGAGAGGGAACGGGAGAAAGGCAAGGAGGGAGGAGTTGGCAAGGTGGCAGGGGAGGATAGGAGAGCACTAcgggaggggagaggggaggagtCCTGTGGAGATGGAGAAAAGCGGGATGTGGATGCACGGATGGAAGACTGTCCGTCTCTAAAGCCCCCCTCTGCTCCATGCTCTTCCTCTGGTCTGACTCCTTCGCTCCGTGGAGCAGGGGACTCATCAAATGACAGCAATAGTGGGAGGAAGTCCTATTTCTCCCTGGACTCCAAACTGATGTGTAAAGTTGAGTACGGCGGGCCGACAGGTGTTGATGGTGCACTAAGCGGCAGCAGAATGAATTCCAAAGCCAGCACACAGTGTGTGTCCAAGACAACTATCTCGGGAGGAGATTTTGCCCATAACAGCCCCAACATTCCCCACTCTTtaccccctcctcttcctcctccacctgccCTGAAACCATTAGAGCTCGGGGGACAAAACCTGCCTGCTGAGGTTAAGatagaaagagacaaaatagAAAAGGCAGACAAACTCCTGGACAAGGCTCAGtccactcctccctctctgttgcCGCAGACTGGCCCCCAGCCGCAGTCCCAGTCCCAGCCTCAGACCCAACCCTCTACCCACCCTCACCACTACAGCTCCACCAGCTGGCAGGGTGGCACAGCAACTGGTTGCCAGGGGAGCTGGGGCTACACCCGTTACCCTGGCAACCACCACCCACACCAACCACAGCACCAGCCcccagtgcagcagcagcaacttcCCTCTGTTTACAACCCTCCATCCTCTCGCCACTCCTCCTCCCACCCCTCTTACCTCCCCCATcctcacccccacccccacaggGAGTACCTTCCCAGGTATGCTGGAGGGggaggggacagagagaggggggctgcaggagagagggagaggggagtgAGGGGGGAGTGTGCAGGGAGGGAGATCAACAGGGAGTTCTCTGCTCCCATtggcaacagcagcaacaatagTAGCGGgagtaataataatactgcTTGTGGTGGGATGAGTGGGTCCAACAGCATCCAAGGCAGGGAATTTGGGGGTCTGCCAGTGGGTCAGAACCGGGACTTCCAAGGTTCGGGGAGAGATGGACCTAACTTGGGTTCTGAAAGAAGAGACTTTGGTCCAGCTTTTAGAGACAGGGAGCGAGAAAGGGACAGGGATCGGGATGCAGGGAGGGAATTTCCTCTGCCAAACCAAAACCAGAGTAGGGATTTTGGCCCCAATGGAACTGGAGGGGGGCATCCTAgagacaaagatggaggcagatgGGGGGAGTTTGGTGGACAGACAAGAGAGGTTGTAGGCAACAGTAACCCAAATAACTCCATCCCCCAAGGAAACCCCCCAAGTTCAACCAGCGGGCTACCTGTCACCCCCATGCTGAACCGAGACCCACCTGCATCACCCCAAAGCAACCCCAGTCACCCTTCCCATTCTTCCCTGCCCCCACACCCCCACCCTCATCCCCCAAACTCATCCAGCCGAGACTTCCCTCCTCCCATGGACCAGGCACAAACCCCTTCCTCTGGAGCAGACCACTTTCACAGAGAGTATCCTCCCACTGGAGGAAAAGACTTTCCTGCTGGGGCGCCTCCGACCGGCACAAATCGAGAGTACCTCAGTCCCCCTGGGGTGGCTCCAAACCTGGGAAGAGAGTATTCAGGGCCTGGAGGAACCCATCACCCCCACCCATCTCACCCCCACTACCAGTCTGGgcccagagacagagagagagactcaaCCCTGAGAGAGTCTGGTCTGTACCAAAACCGCGGAGGCCCAAGTCAGCCTCCTGCgctttctccttcttcttcctccagcCATCATGGACACCCTCCGAATGCCCCTTAtccccctccaccccctcctctacCCCCACCTCAAAGCTCCCACACCCAGCCACCTCCATCAGGTTTGGCACCCAATGTACGTCCCCCACACTACCAGTCCTCTGCACAGACTCCTCCAACACCCCTGTCTCCATTACCCAGCCCATCCACAAATCAGATGGGAGGCTTCTCATCTTTTCCCCCTGGCTCCTCATCTGGACCCAACATGCCACTTCCTGGGCCAGGGGTGTCATCCAGCTGTTCGCCTGGATGTCGTCCCTCCCCTTTCCACGGCACTTTGAACAGCCACCCTCCCTTCAGTGGAACATACCACTCTAATGGGAGCAGTAACATGGTCAACAGCAATAGCAACAGTAGCGCACCCAACAGCAGCAATACCAACTCGCAATCGCTCTCGCCTCAAAATGTCTCTAAAGGACCTCCACCTCTTAGTAACTCGGCCAGCAACAGCATTTCAACCCCGGCTTCCAGTTCTTCACTTCCTGGTGGAGACGGACATTCAGATTCAGGCCCACCTCCCGCTCCTGTTATCAAAGAGGAGCCAATAGAGGAAAGGGAAGAGACTGAAAGCCCACCACCTGTGTTGAGAAGCCCGTCTCCTGAACCCAAACCTGTTGATATTCCCATCCACGCCAGCCAATCAGCACG GTTTCACAAGGTCCTCGATCGTGGCAGTGGGAATTCCTGCGCCCGCAGTGATGTCCTCTTTGTCCCGTTGGACGGCTCCAAACTGTGGAAGAAGAGGAATGAGGTGATCGAAAGGGCTCGCAGGGAGGTCGAGCAGCGGGCCAGAGACCTccgagaaaaagagagggaacgAGAGAGGGAGCGTGAGCGTGAGAGGGAACTGGATCGACATCTACAG cagaaggaCGTCAACGCCTCCGCAGCAGGCCGCCAgggctcctctctcttcttccccTCCTCATCTTCTATTATCCTCGAcccttcatcttcttcctcctcttcctcgggCAACTCTGTCTCCCACCCTCCCCCTCACCCCCAGCATCATCCCTCACACCCGCATGCTCACCTTGCTCAAGCACACCATCTCCACCCCACCCTCGCTCACTCTATCCCCCACTCCCTCCTCCTGCCATCCATGGGTGGGGCATCAACAGTGGTTGGCCCTCAGGGAGCCCTGGGAATAGGTTTAGGAGGTCCATATTTAGGCCCTGACACCCCAGCACTGAGAACCCTAAGCGAGTATGCTCGTCCTCATGCCATGTCACCACTTGGGGCGGCGAGTCGTGCCCAGGCACACCACGCACAGGTTCACCATGGCCATCCTCACGTCCACCCTTCATTCTTCCTCCCTCAGTTTCAGAATCATGCTTTAGCCCACCCGCATCACCTGCCTACTGATGCAGCTACAGCTGCAGCCATCCTGGGCTTTTTGTATGGTGGCAGCCTTGAGGGTGGTCCAGGTGTTGGAGGTCATGCTGGGGTGGCAGGGGGCCCAATACCTGGAGGGATTGGGGGTGCAGGGTTAGGAGGAGTTGGCTTCCCTCATGCAGTAGCTGCACATCGAGAGCGGATAAAGCCAGGATTTGAATTTAAGAGCGATGAGCGGGTTTACCCACCAGGGGCCATACCTGATCCTACAGCTCTCGCCCTTGCTCACTCTCATTCTCATGCCCATGCTCATGCCCATGCGCATGCCAATGCccatgcacatgcacactccCTGCTACTTGGAGGAGGTGCAGCAGGAGCTAATGAGGTGGCACTTTATGGCACTCCTCCTCCCCCAGCTCCCCCTGGCCCCCCACACCTCCAGAACCCGGCCCTGGCCCCAGTAACTCGACCTCCCAACCCTCCTGCCCCTCAGACCCTGTCCAATCCACCCCCTTCATCTCTCCTAACACCGTCTGTCCCCTCTCACCCGTCATCTGCACCACCGGCTGCACCCCCAGCCCCGGCAGGCCCTGCTGCTCCTCcgccagctcctcctccacctgctccacCGACCTCCAGCGCCTCCTCACTTCATCACCCGGTCCCCCATTCTTCTTTTCCCAGCTCCCTGTCCTCTCATCTGCCACCAGCCACTGCTCCAGCCGCTCCCCCTGAGAACTACCCCACTCCCACTCGCTCCCCCGCCTCTTACGAGCGAGACAGGAGTGGGGAACGAGAgcgggagagggagagagacagagcagcttTGCCGGCCTTTGGGGACAGAGAGcgagaaagagaaagggagagagaaaggggaggaAGTGGTGGAAACGGAgcaggaggaggcggaggaggagggggaagtGGAGGAGGAACCGGTGGAAacggaggtggaggagagaatCTGGGGCGTCTTCAGATGTTAAACGTGACACCTCATCATCACCAGCATTCACACATCCACTCACATCTTCACCTGCACCAGCAAGACACAG
- the atn1 gene encoding atrophin-1 isoform X2, which produces MKTRTHKESMPMRSGRRRGASEERRGRRPHPSPTRPERNDRQTQRGAGEELAGNRFSRRSQGHDSSESEGEELVSPPKRQKVQDSASTPNPPTSTHSTDSSAPSTVPPPTSVASQSRESDNEDGQSQGSRSSVVGSLANSSSSLSSGRDIDQDNRSSSPSLSASPLGSLDSDSDGPDSPKQGEREREKGKEGGVGKVAGEDRRALREGRGEESCGDGEKRDVDARMEDCPSLKPPSAPCSSSGLTPSLRGAGDSSNDSNSGRKSYFSLDSKLMCKVEYGGPTGVDGALSGSRMNSKASTQCVSKTTISGGDFAHNSPNIPHSLPPPLPPPPALKPLELGGQNLPAEVKIERDKIEKADKLLDKAQSTPPSLLPQTGPQPQSQSQPQTQPSTHPHHYSSTSWQGGTATGCQGSWGYTRYPGNHHPHQPQHQPPVQQQQLPSVYNPPSSRHSSSHPSYLPHPHPHPHREYLPRYAGGGGDRERGAAGERERGVRGECAGREINREFSAPIGNSSNNSSGSNNNTACGGMSGSNSIQGREFGGLPVGQNRDFQGSGRDGPNLGSERRDFGPAFRDRERERDRDRDAGREFPLPNQNQSRDFGPNGTGGGHPRDKDGGRWGEFGGQTREVVGNSNPNNSIPQGNPPSSTSGLPVTPMLNRDPPASPQSNPSHPSHSSLPPHPHPHPPNSSSRDFPPPMDQAQTPSSGADHFHREYPPTGGKDFPAGAPPTGTNREYLSPPGVAPNLGREYSGPGGTHHPHPSHPHYQSGPRDRERDSTLRESGLYQNRGGPSQPPALSPSSSSSHHGHPPNAPYPPPPPPLPPPQSSHTQPPPSGLAPNVRPPHYQSSAQTPPTPLSPLPSPSTNQMGGFSSFPPGSSSGPNMPLPGPGVSSSCSPGCRPSPFHGTLNSHPPFSGTYHSNGSSNMVNSNSNSSAPNSSNTNSQSLSPQNVSKGPPPLSNSASNSISTPASSSSLPGGDGHSDSGPPPAPVIKEEPIEEREETESPPPVLRSPSPEPKPVDIPIHASQSARFHKVLDRGSGNSCARSDVLFVPLDGSKLWKKRNEVIERARREVEQRARDLREKERERERERERERELDRHLQQKDVNASAAGRQGSSLFFPSSSSIILDPSSSSSSSSGNSVSHPPPHPQHHPSHPHAHLAQAHHLHPTLAHSIPHSLLLPSMGGASTVVGPQGALGIGLGGPYLGPDTPALRTLSEYARPHAMSPLGAASRAQAHHAQVHHGHPHVHPSFFLPQFQNHALAHPHHLPTDAATAAAILGFLYGGSLEGGPGVGGHAGVAGGPIPGGIGGAGLGGVGFPHAVAAHRERIKPGFEFKSDERVYPPGAIPDPTALALAHSHSHAHAHAHAHANAHAHAHSLLLGGGAAGANEVALYGTPPPPAPPGPPHLQNPALAPVTRPPNPPAPQTLSNPPPSSLLTPSVPSHPSSAPPAAPPAPAGPAAPPPAPPPPAPPTSSASSLHHPVPHSSFPSSLSSHLPPATAPAAPPENYPTPTRSPASYERDRSGERERERERDRAALPAFGDRERERERERERGGSGGNGAGGGGGGGGSGGGTGGNGGGGENLGRLQMLNVTPHHHQHSHIHSHLHLHQQDTATGGVHPLMDPLASGSPLARLPYPGATLGTPILAHPLTDSEVLRQQLFGEEKAPRPCAPFRDLPQPSSLTGPMSAAHQLQAMQQAQSAELQIQRLALEQQWIHHHHHHSLTQDEYYSHLKKESDKTL; this is translated from the exons atgaaaacacGGACTCACAAAGAATCG ATGCCCATGCGCAGTGGGCGCCGGCGGGGGGCGAGTGAGGAGAGAAGGGGCAGACGCCCGCACCCCAGCCCCACTCGCCCTGAACGCAACGATAGACAGACG CAAAGAGGTGCTGGTGAGGAATTGGCTGGAAATCGCTTCAGTCGCAGATCACAAGGGCATGATTCATCAGAGAGTGAGGGGGAGGAACTTGTGTCTCCTCCAAAGAGGCAGAAAGTTCAG GATTCGGCCTCTACCCCAAACCCTCCAACATCAACACACTCGACTGACAGCTCGGCTCCTTCCACTGTCCCACCTCCAACCTCAGTTGCCAGCCAATCCCGTGAGAGTGACAACGAAGACGGCCAATCCCAGGGCAGTAGGAGCTCAGTTGTAGGGAGCCTGGCCAATAGCAGCAGTAGTCTGAGCAGTGGGCGGGATATAGACCAGGACAATCGTTCCTCGTCCCCAAGTCTCTCCGCTTCCCCTTTGGGTAGCCTGGACTCTGATTCGGATGGCCCTGACTCACCAAAGCAAGGAGAGAGGGAACGGGAGAAAGGCAAGGAGGGAGGAGTTGGCAAGGTGGCAGGGGAGGATAGGAGAGCACTAcgggaggggagaggggaggagtCCTGTGGAGATGGAGAAAAGCGGGATGTGGATGCACGGATGGAAGACTGTCCGTCTCTAAAGCCCCCCTCTGCTCCATGCTCTTCCTCTGGTCTGACTCCTTCGCTCCGTGGAGCAGGGGACTCATCAAATGACAGCAATAGTGGGAGGAAGTCCTATTTCTCCCTGGACTCCAAACTGATGTGTAAAGTTGAGTACGGCGGGCCGACAGGTGTTGATGGTGCACTAAGCGGCAGCAGAATGAATTCCAAAGCCAGCACACAGTGTGTGTCCAAGACAACTATCTCGGGAGGAGATTTTGCCCATAACAGCCCCAACATTCCCCACTCTTtaccccctcctcttcctcctccacctgccCTGAAACCATTAGAGCTCGGGGGACAAAACCTGCCTGCTGAGGTTAAGatagaaagagacaaaatagAAAAGGCAGACAAACTCCTGGACAAGGCTCAGtccactcctccctctctgttgcCGCAGACTGGCCCCCAGCCGCAGTCCCAGTCCCAGCCTCAGACCCAACCCTCTACCCACCCTCACCACTACAGCTCCACCAGCTGGCAGGGTGGCACAGCAACTGGTTGCCAGGGGAGCTGGGGCTACACCCGTTACCCTGGCAACCACCACCCACACCAACCACAGCACCAGCCcccagtgcagcagcagcaacttcCCTCTGTTTACAACCCTCCATCCTCTCGCCACTCCTCCTCCCACCCCTCTTACCTCCCCCATcctcacccccacccccacaggGAGTACCTTCCCAGGTATGCTGGAGGGggaggggacagagagaggggggctgcaggagagagggagaggggagtgAGGGGGGAGTGTGCAGGGAGGGAGATCAACAGGGAGTTCTCTGCTCCCATtggcaacagcagcaacaatagTAGCGGgagtaataataatactgcTTGTGGTGGGATGAGTGGGTCCAACAGCATCCAAGGCAGGGAATTTGGGGGTCTGCCAGTGGGTCAGAACCGGGACTTCCAAGGTTCGGGGAGAGATGGACCTAACTTGGGTTCTGAAAGAAGAGACTTTGGTCCAGCTTTTAGAGACAGGGAGCGAGAAAGGGACAGGGATCGGGATGCAGGGAGGGAATTTCCTCTGCCAAACCAAAACCAGAGTAGGGATTTTGGCCCCAATGGAACTGGAGGGGGGCATCCTAgagacaaagatggaggcagatgGGGGGAGTTTGGTGGACAGACAAGAGAGGTTGTAGGCAACAGTAACCCAAATAACTCCATCCCCCAAGGAAACCCCCCAAGTTCAACCAGCGGGCTACCTGTCACCCCCATGCTGAACCGAGACCCACCTGCATCACCCCAAAGCAACCCCAGTCACCCTTCCCATTCTTCCCTGCCCCCACACCCCCACCCTCATCCCCCAAACTCATCCAGCCGAGACTTCCCTCCTCCCATGGACCAGGCACAAACCCCTTCCTCTGGAGCAGACCACTTTCACAGAGAGTATCCTCCCACTGGAGGAAAAGACTTTCCTGCTGGGGCGCCTCCGACCGGCACAAATCGAGAGTACCTCAGTCCCCCTGGGGTGGCTCCAAACCTGGGAAGAGAGTATTCAGGGCCTGGAGGAACCCATCACCCCCACCCATCTCACCCCCACTACCAGTCTGGgcccagagacagagagagagactcaaCCCTGAGAGAGTCTGGTCTGTACCAAAACCGCGGAGGCCCAAGTCAGCCTCCTGCgctttctccttcttcttcctccagcCATCATGGACACCCTCCGAATGCCCCTTAtccccctccaccccctcctctacCCCCACCTCAAAGCTCCCACACCCAGCCACCTCCATCAGGTTTGGCACCCAATGTACGTCCCCCACACTACCAGTCCTCTGCACAGACTCCTCCAACACCCCTGTCTCCATTACCCAGCCCATCCACAAATCAGATGGGAGGCTTCTCATCTTTTCCCCCTGGCTCCTCATCTGGACCCAACATGCCACTTCCTGGGCCAGGGGTGTCATCCAGCTGTTCGCCTGGATGTCGTCCCTCCCCTTTCCACGGCACTTTGAACAGCCACCCTCCCTTCAGTGGAACATACCACTCTAATGGGAGCAGTAACATGGTCAACAGCAATAGCAACAGTAGCGCACCCAACAGCAGCAATACCAACTCGCAATCGCTCTCGCCTCAAAATGTCTCTAAAGGACCTCCACCTCTTAGTAACTCGGCCAGCAACAGCATTTCAACCCCGGCTTCCAGTTCTTCACTTCCTGGTGGAGACGGACATTCAGATTCAGGCCCACCTCCCGCTCCTGTTATCAAAGAGGAGCCAATAGAGGAAAGGGAAGAGACTGAAAGCCCACCACCTGTGTTGAGAAGCCCGTCTCCTGAACCCAAACCTGTTGATATTCCCATCCACGCCAGCCAATCAGCACG GTTTCACAAGGTCCTCGATCGTGGCAGTGGGAATTCCTGCGCCCGCAGTGATGTCCTCTTTGTCCCGTTGGACGGCTCCAAACTGTGGAAGAAGAGGAATGAGGTGATCGAAAGGGCTCGCAGGGAGGTCGAGCAGCGGGCCAGAGACCTccgagaaaaagagagggaacgAGAGAGGGAGCGTGAGCGTGAGAGGGAACTGGATCGACATCTACAG cagaaggaCGTCAACGCCTCCGCAGCAGGCCGCCAgggctcctctctcttcttccccTCCTCATCTTCTATTATCCTCGAcccttcatcttcttcctcctcttcctcgggCAACTCTGTCTCCCACCCTCCCCCTCACCCCCAGCATCATCCCTCACACCCGCATGCTCACCTTGCTCAAGCACACCATCTCCACCCCACCCTCGCTCACTCTATCCCCCACTCCCTCCTCCTGCCATCCATGGGTGGGGCATCAACAGTGGTTGGCCCTCAGGGAGCCCTGGGAATAGGTTTAGGAGGTCCATATTTAGGCCCTGACACCCCAGCACTGAGAACCCTAAGCGAGTATGCTCGTCCTCATGCCATGTCACCACTTGGGGCGGCGAGTCGTGCCCAGGCACACCACGCACAGGTTCACCATGGCCATCCTCACGTCCACCCTTCATTCTTCCTCCCTCAGTTTCAGAATCATGCTTTAGCCCACCCGCATCACCTGCCTACTGATGCAGCTACAGCTGCAGCCATCCTGGGCTTTTTGTATGGTGGCAGCCTTGAGGGTGGTCCAGGTGTTGGAGGTCATGCTGGGGTGGCAGGGGGCCCAATACCTGGAGGGATTGGGGGTGCAGGGTTAGGAGGAGTTGGCTTCCCTCATGCAGTAGCTGCACATCGAGAGCGGATAAAGCCAGGATTTGAATTTAAGAGCGATGAGCGGGTTTACCCACCAGGGGCCATACCTGATCCTACAGCTCTCGCCCTTGCTCACTCTCATTCTCATGCCCATGCTCATGCCCATGCGCATGCCAATGCccatgcacatgcacactccCTGCTACTTGGAGGAGGTGCAGCAGGAGCTAATGAGGTGGCACTTTATGGCACTCCTCCTCCCCCAGCTCCCCCTGGCCCCCCACACCTCCAGAACCCGGCCCTGGCCCCAGTAACTCGACCTCCCAACCCTCCTGCCCCTCAGACCCTGTCCAATCCACCCCCTTCATCTCTCCTAACACCGTCTGTCCCCTCTCACCCGTCATCTGCACCACCGGCTGCACCCCCAGCCCCGGCAGGCCCTGCTGCTCCTCcgccagctcctcctccacctgctccacCGACCTCCAGCGCCTCCTCACTTCATCACCCGGTCCCCCATTCTTCTTTTCCCAGCTCCCTGTCCTCTCATCTGCCACCAGCCACTGCTCCAGCCGCTCCCCCTGAGAACTACCCCACTCCCACTCGCTCCCCCGCCTCTTACGAGCGAGACAGGAGTGGGGAACGAGAgcgggagagggagagagacagagcagcttTGCCGGCCTTTGGGGACAGAGAGcgagaaagagaaagggagagagaaaggggaggaAGTGGTGGAAACGGAgcaggaggaggcggaggaggagggggaagtGGAGGAGGAACCGGTGGAAacggaggtggaggagagaatCTGGGGCGTCTTCAGATGTTAAACGTGACACCTCATCATCACCAGCATTCACACATCCACTCACATCTTCACCTGCACCAGCAAGACACAG